One Fretibacterium sp. OH1220_COT-178 genomic region harbors:
- a CDS encoding acetyltransferase, which produces MHDLVIYGAGGLGREIAEVVRRINEQHYVWNLLGFVDDVPHSGTIWRNLEVLGDIRFIRQFGKPLDVVLGIGAPSPKKRIYQKLKQCAHVHFPNVIDRTAQITAPARMGEGLVIFPMCFVSLNVALGHCVYLNTGAYVAHDSSIGSFGSVMPHASISGNVVIGEETLIGAGASILQGRTVGSRSTVGMGGIVIDDVPDDCVAVGNPAKPIRSPSKPNVSVNAESGGGLPCQDF; this is translated from the coding sequence ATGCACGATCTCGTCATCTACGGGGCCGGAGGGCTGGGAAGAGAGATTGCCGAGGTTGTCCGGCGAATCAACGAACAGCATTACGTTTGGAACCTCCTGGGTTTTGTGGACGATGTCCCCCACTCGGGCACCATCTGGCGAAACCTGGAGGTCCTGGGGGACATCCGCTTCATTCGTCAATTCGGAAAGCCGCTGGACGTCGTTCTGGGAATCGGTGCGCCTTCGCCCAAAAAAAGAATTTACCAGAAGCTCAAGCAATGCGCCCACGTTCACTTTCCCAACGTCATCGACCGAACGGCTCAGATCACAGCCCCCGCCCGGATGGGAGAAGGCCTCGTGATCTTCCCCATGTGTTTCGTCTCCCTCAACGTCGCTCTGGGGCACTGCGTCTACCTGAATACCGGAGCCTACGTCGCGCACGATTCCTCCATCGGCAGCTTCGGTTCGGTCATGCCCCACGCCAGCATTTCGGGCAACGTCGTCATTGGAGAGGAGACGTTGATCGGTGCGGGAGCCTCCATCCTGCAGGGAAGGACCGTGGGATCCCGATCGACCGTGGGGATGGGGGGAATCGTCATCGACGACGTGCCGGACGACTGCGTTGCGGTCGGCAACCCCGCAAAACCGATCCGAAGCCCCTCGAAACCGAACGTCAGCGTCAATGCAGAATCGGGAGGAGGACTTCCATGCCAAGACTTCTGA
- a CDS encoding rubrerythrin family protein → MYEKTMKDLNEGFAGESMANRKYLAFADQADKEGYPGIAKMFRAIASAETLHATAHLRTMGGIKDTAANLKDALDGEVYEFSTMYPGFIKDAEAEGHEAAKRSFHFANEAEKVHGGLYKKALENLASLKDKDSDWFLCPICGFVQEGSAPDACPICKAKGSTFVKNPCR, encoded by the coding sequence ATGTATGAGAAGACCATGAAGGATCTGAACGAGGGGTTCGCCGGCGAGTCCATGGCGAACAGGAAGTATCTTGCCTTCGCGGACCAGGCGGACAAGGAGGGCTACCCCGGCATCGCCAAGATGTTCCGGGCCATCGCATCGGCGGAGACGCTGCACGCGACCGCCCATCTCCGGACCATGGGCGGGATCAAGGATACGGCCGCCAACCTGAAGGACGCTCTGGATGGGGAGGTCTACGAGTTCTCCACCATGTACCCCGGCTTCATCAAGGATGCCGAGGCCGAGGGACACGAGGCCGCGAAGAGGAGCTTCCACTTCGCCAACGAGGCGGAGAAGGTCCACGGAGGCTTGTACAAAAAGGCCTTGGAGAACCTGGCCTCCCTGAAGGATAAGGACAGTGACTGGTTCCTCTGCCCCATCTGCGGGTTCGTTCAGGAGGGCTCGGCCCCGGACGCCTGCCCGATCTGTAAGGCAAAGGGATCGACGTTCGTGAAGAATCCCTGCCGTTAG
- a CDS encoding DegT/DnrJ/EryC1/StrS family aminotransferase, whose protein sequence is MSGDELKRVGEAFASNWIAPLGPHVEAFERETAELVGVRSALALSSGTAALHLSAELLNIRPGDLVLCSSFTFAASIAPFFHKGAECAFIDSEPESWNMSPRALERALLDAAERGRKPKAVVLVDLYGQSCHMDPLLELCARHGVPVVEDAAESLGSLYGERRCGSFGSFGILSYNGNKIVTTSGGGMLLSNDAEAIERARFLATQARESAPWYQHTTLGWNYRLSNVLAGIGRGQTAHLHDRVSARRRIFDRYIEALGKVEGVRFMPEPSWSHSNRWLTTLTLEEPLRVSPLAVLEHLASHNIEGRPLWKPMHLQPVFEGARYWPHEEGRDVCAELFARGLCLPSGSGLTEAQQDRVIAAVLEALDGAVLARC, encoded by the coding sequence ATGAGCGGGGACGAGCTGAAAAGGGTCGGCGAGGCGTTCGCGTCGAACTGGATCGCACCGCTGGGGCCCCACGTCGAGGCCTTCGAGCGGGAGACGGCCGAGCTGGTGGGCGTCCGCTCCGCTCTGGCCCTGTCCTCCGGGACGGCGGCCCTGCACCTGTCCGCGGAACTTCTGAACATTCGGCCAGGCGACCTCGTCCTTTGCTCATCCTTCACCTTCGCGGCCTCCATCGCCCCGTTCTTTCACAAGGGCGCGGAGTGCGCCTTCATCGACTCCGAGCCCGAATCGTGGAATATGAGCCCCAGGGCGCTCGAGAGGGCCCTGCTGGATGCCGCAGAAAGGGGGCGGAAGCCCAAGGCGGTCGTCCTGGTCGATCTTTACGGGCAAAGCTGCCACATGGACCCGTTGCTGGAGCTCTGTGCCCGTCACGGCGTCCCCGTCGTCGAGGATGCGGCGGAGTCCCTGGGATCGCTCTACGGGGAACGCCGCTGCGGATCGTTCGGATCCTTCGGCATCCTCTCGTACAACGGCAACAAGATCGTCACGACCTCGGGCGGCGGGATGCTCCTCTCCAACGATGCTGAGGCCATCGAGCGCGCCCGTTTTCTCGCCACCCAAGCCCGCGAATCCGCCCCCTGGTATCAACACACGACCCTGGGGTGGAACTATCGTCTGAGCAACGTTCTGGCGGGCATCGGCCGCGGCCAGACGGCGCACCTGCACGATCGGGTCTCGGCCCGACGGCGCATCTTCGACCGCTACATCGAGGCCCTTGGGAAGGTCGAGGGCGTGCGCTTCATGCCCGAGCCCTCCTGGAGCCATTCCAACCGCTGGCTCACGACGCTGACCCTGGAGGAGCCGCTCCGCGTCTCCCCCCTGGCGGTGTTGGAGCATCTCGCGTCTCACAACATCGAGGGGCGTCCCCTCTGGAAGCCCATGCACCTCCAGCCCGTGTTCGAGGGAGCGCGGTACTGGCCGCACGAGGAGGGCCGGGACGTCTGCGCGGAGCTCTTCGCCCGGGGCCTTTGTCTGCCCTCGGGCTCCGGGCTGACCGAGGCGCAGCAGGACCGTGTGATCGCGGCGGTCCTCGAAGCGCTCGACGGAGCGGTTTTGGCCCGATGCTGA
- a CDS encoding sugar transferase, with amino-acid sequence MLKRLVDLTGSFLGLLLLSPVFLLLTLAIRRRMGPPAIFSQLRAGLGGRPFRLYKFRSMTDARDGDGSLLPDADRLTPLGVFLRRSSLDELPQLWNVLCGAMSLVGPRPLLLDYVPLYDERQRKRLSVKPGITGWAQINGRNALTWEEKFELDVWYVEHRTFWLDAKILAITAWKVLRREGISSPGEATMPRFRGS; translated from the coding sequence ATGCTGAAACGCCTCGTGGACCTGACGGGCTCCTTCCTGGGCCTGCTTCTTCTCTCCCCGGTGTTTCTTCTGCTGACGCTGGCCATCCGGCGCCGCATGGGGCCGCCGGCGATCTTCTCGCAGCTCCGCGCCGGACTTGGGGGACGGCCCTTCCGGCTCTACAAGTTCCGCTCCATGACGGACGCGCGGGACGGGGACGGCTCGCTCCTGCCCGACGCCGACCGGCTGACGCCCCTGGGCGTTTTTCTGAGGCGCAGCAGCCTGGACGAGCTTCCCCAGCTCTGGAACGTCCTGTGCGGCGCCATGAGCCTGGTGGGGCCGCGCCCGCTGCTTCTGGATTACGTGCCGCTCTACGACGAACGCCAGAGGAAACGCCTCTCCGTCAAGCCGGGCATTACCGGCTGGGCGCAGATCAACGGACGGAACGCACTGACCTGGGAGGAGAAGTTCGAGCTCGACGTATGGTACGTGGAGCACCGCACGTTTTGGCTGGATGCAAAGATCTTGGCGATTACGGCATGGAAGGTCCTGAGGCGCGAGGGCATCTCCTCCCCCGGGGAGGCGACCATGCCACGGTTTCGGGGGAGTTGA
- a CDS encoding M20/M25/M40 family metallo-hydrolase — MPSFKYSRPCFSPMGERVYELMLSLVAIPSVTGSEDGGENRCARFIHDWLARIPYFRDRPSDLRLVRLEGDPLERMAVCALLRASRETRRTVILTGHFDVVDTDICGPLRPWAFDPETYTDRVAGLRLADDARRDLESGNYLFGRGVSDMKTGIALNLCLIEDYASERDILDFNVLLLLVPDEEGDSAGMRLSIPTLLELQEGEGLDFVVCVNTEPVLERGGPGIYYGTIGKIMPLFLCVGRETHVADYTEGLNSTLIASYLNLAVEGHGGRAERFGGQKFPPDCCLRMRDLRERYAVTLPERTVVYYNCLTVSRTPASILESMRADAERALRSAFEHVGNRDWPIRVLDVEELVRRAAEAAGTSRDRLTDELLSGLSASDERDRNVEFLSRLLDRTGEKGPLVVVGFLPPYYPSRLNEGRTVCERAVRRAAEAVRLSLGKRGWSFSETEIFQGISDLSYMGFRGRAEDIAPVAANMPLWGRGYDISLEDLRRLDIPSVLLGPMGADDHKITERVELDYSMNVLPEVVKEFLSVAVRESFTEDGEGLKRP; from the coding sequence GTGCCGTCCTTCAAGTACTCGCGTCCCTGTTTTTCTCCGATGGGAGAGCGTGTTTACGAACTGATGCTGAGCCTCGTCGCCATTCCCAGCGTGACCGGATCGGAGGACGGCGGCGAGAATCGCTGTGCCCGATTCATCCACGATTGGCTTGCCCGCATCCCCTATTTTCGGGACAGGCCGTCCGACCTGCGCCTGGTGCGCTTGGAGGGGGATCCCCTGGAGAGGATGGCGGTCTGTGCGCTCCTCAGGGCCTCTCGCGAGACCCGCAGGACGGTGATCCTCACCGGGCACTTCGACGTGGTGGACACCGACATCTGCGGGCCGCTGCGTCCATGGGCCTTCGATCCGGAGACCTACACCGATCGTGTTGCCGGGCTTCGCCTGGCCGACGATGCGAGGCGTGATCTCGAATCGGGAAACTACCTTTTTGGGCGGGGCGTATCGGACATGAAGACGGGGATTGCCCTCAATTTATGTCTGATCGAGGATTATGCGTCCGAAAGGGACATCTTGGACTTCAACGTCCTGCTCCTTCTCGTCCCCGACGAGGAAGGGGACTCGGCGGGCATGCGCCTGTCCATCCCCACCCTGCTGGAGCTCCAGGAAGGGGAGGGGCTCGACTTCGTCGTCTGTGTCAATACGGAGCCCGTCCTGGAGCGTGGGGGCCCGGGAATCTACTACGGTACGATCGGAAAGATCATGCCTCTTTTCCTCTGTGTGGGGCGGGAAACTCACGTTGCGGACTACACCGAGGGCCTGAATTCGACGTTGATCGCATCCTACCTCAACCTTGCCGTCGAGGGCCATGGAGGGAGGGCGGAACGCTTTGGGGGGCAGAAATTCCCCCCCGATTGCTGTCTGCGCATGAGGGACCTTCGGGAGCGCTACGCCGTCACCCTGCCGGAGCGCACCGTCGTCTACTACAACTGCCTGACCGTAAGCCGAACCCCTGCGTCGATTCTGGAGAGCATGAGGGCCGATGCCGAACGGGCGCTTCGTTCCGCCTTCGAACATGTGGGGAACCGGGACTGGCCGATCCGGGTGCTGGACGTGGAGGAACTCGTCCGCAGGGCGGCGGAGGCCGCGGGAACGTCTCGGGATCGCTTGACGGACGAACTGCTCTCCGGGCTTTCCGCATCGGACGAGCGGGACCGCAACGTCGAATTTCTGTCGCGATTGCTGGATAGGACGGGAGAAAAGGGCCCCTTGGTCGTCGTAGGGTTTCTGCCGCCGTACTATCCCTCCCGCTTGAACGAGGGACGGACCGTCTGCGAACGTGCCGTCCGTCGGGCGGCCGAGGCCGTTCGGCTTTCGCTGGGGAAGCGGGGCTGGAGCTTTTCGGAGACCGAGATCTTTCAGGGGATATCGGATCTGAGCTATATGGGCTTTCGAGGAAGGGCGGAGGATATCGCCCCTGTGGCCGCCAATATGCCTCTGTGGGGCCGCGGCTATGACATCTCCCTTGAGGACCTGAGGCGCCTGGACATTCCCTCCGTCCTTCTGGGGCCGATGGGGGCCGACGACCATAAAATTACCGAGCGGGTCGAGCTGGACTACTCCATGAACGTCCTGCCCGAGGTGGTCAAGGAGTTCTTGTCCGTCGCCGTGCGCGAGTCCTTCACCGAGGATGGAGAGGGCCTGAAACGTCCTTGA
- a CDS encoding ParA family protein → MLTVGFCNLKGGVGKTTACQNIAVALARAGKRVAVLDMDPQSNLSASFGISVAPGTPHIFDLLSRDARWDEVVVCREGVDVVPSTLDLVMVELRPEGAIGQDSLLREALDLVAPERYDFILLDSPPQLGVFTRNVLTASDRLLVPMDGGFYSLAGLRLLNEAIPLFRERLNPRLSLLGVLMTRHNPNLFISREVAGEVLNFFGNLFFSSYVRQNVSLIEASSLGMSVFAYDPASNGARDYERVATEFLERCEHHG, encoded by the coding sequence TTGCTGACCGTAGGTTTTTGCAATCTGAAGGGCGGGGTCGGGAAGACTACCGCCTGCCAGAATATTGCCGTCGCCCTGGCGAGGGCGGGCAAAAGGGTCGCCGTTCTGGACATGGATCCGCAGAGCAACCTCAGCGCCAGTTTCGGCATCTCCGTCGCTCCGGGAACGCCGCACATCTTCGACCTGCTCTCCCGAGACGCCCGGTGGGACGAGGTGGTGGTCTGCCGGGAGGGAGTGGACGTCGTCCCCAGCACTCTGGACCTGGTGATGGTGGAATTGCGTCCTGAGGGTGCCATAGGCCAGGACTCCCTTCTTCGCGAGGCCCTGGACCTCGTCGCCCCGGAGCGGTACGACTTCATCCTGCTGGACAGCCCTCCTCAGCTCGGGGTCTTTACGCGAAACGTCCTCACCGCCTCCGACCGCCTGCTCGTCCCCATGGACGGAGGTTTTTACAGCTTGGCCGGACTTCGGCTTCTGAACGAAGCCATTCCCCTCTTCCGGGAGCGCCTGAACCCTCGTCTGTCATTGCTGGGGGTATTGATGACCCGCCACAATCCCAATCTCTTCATATCCCGGGAGGTGGCCGGAGAGGTCCTAAATTTCTTCGGCAATCTGTTTTTTTCCTCGTACGTCCGCCAGAACGTCAGCCTGATAGAGGCCTCGAGTTTGGGGATGTCCGTCTTCGCCTACGATCCGGCGAGCAACGGAGCACGCGACTACGAGCGGGTTGCAACAGAATTTCTCGAGAGGTGCGAGCATCATGGCTAG
- a CDS encoding tetratricopeptide repeat protein translates to MGSRKLRTKALHAFGTLLLLVLSSPLAVLASELQVMPKEDVYVGREIVLSLGGTAVSQKMLFEWAVSGDVKPIFLRKEGAECAFTPTNPLPIEVRVLARNQEGQVVASSDIALQPQYFEVGIVKLDSAPLLLWDVLTKEERPTEDLPSGRPIRFRAELTPPYDGEIHFSWGADASTAILSNDGSPEVAIARSEVGDAEVTVRVSNAAGITLGTSSKTVPITLPASRLEDSARQKKAWEAWLEAESLWEQRDYAKAMDTAKRAAAAVPEDPDISGGIKAMSVNYGRVLRSLELQERGSGEKNRNALAEALKTYRRAKIAWPMPDIDTEIEALEKAVNAIRLQRQEAEWLRDTASAYDQEGQFQEALEYYNRAMKLVPSEAVEERVARITQRLALVAEADKLVIQGDKQEKSGRIVEAIASYRSSLELNPDEALGQHVKRLEDILNQRKRQAALLFREGVEQYRKKNEAEALLRFRESMLMWPSPDAEKRIAYIEKTVALPQNSVVRTPEDFGIGTKADAARLLRAGDTLYGEKRYREALAQYRKSFAISQDQALGGWIRKIERSLKEHEAVQASNKLIKEANSLYKQGHVPQAWAKYKESLTVHPNAEVEKFIKQIEKSLPAASRDLSSADQGK, encoded by the coding sequence ATGGGCTCTCGAAAACTTCGCACCAAGGCTCTGCACGCGTTTGGGACTCTGCTGCTTCTCGTTCTCTCCTCCCCCCTCGCCGTTTTGGCCTCGGAACTCCAGGTCATGCCGAAGGAGGACGTTTACGTCGGACGAGAGATCGTGCTTTCCCTGGGGGGGACGGCCGTCTCCCAGAAGATGCTCTTCGAGTGGGCCGTCAGCGGTGACGTCAAACCGATATTCCTGAGGAAAGAGGGCGCCGAATGCGCATTTACGCCGACGAACCCCCTTCCGATCGAGGTCAGGGTCCTGGCCCGGAATCAAGAGGGACAGGTCGTCGCGTCCTCCGACATCGCGCTTCAGCCCCAGTATTTCGAGGTCGGCATCGTCAAGCTGGACTCCGCCCCCCTCCTGCTCTGGGATGTCCTCACGAAGGAGGAACGTCCGACGGAGGATCTCCCGAGCGGCCGTCCCATTCGATTTCGGGCCGAGCTCACGCCGCCTTACGACGGAGAGATCCATTTCTCCTGGGGCGCCGACGCCTCGACGGCCATCCTGAGCAACGACGGCTCGCCGGAGGTCGCCATCGCGCGCAGCGAGGTCGGGGACGCCGAGGTCACGGTGCGGGTCTCCAATGCGGCGGGCATAACCCTCGGCACATCCTCCAAAACCGTCCCCATCACACTGCCCGCCTCCCGTCTGGAGGACTCCGCACGTCAGAAAAAAGCGTGGGAGGCCTGGTTGGAGGCGGAGTCCCTGTGGGAGCAGCGCGACTACGCCAAGGCCATGGACACGGCCAAACGCGCCGCGGCAGCCGTCCCGGAGGATCCCGACATCTCCGGAGGCATCAAGGCCATGAGCGTCAATTATGGCCGGGTGCTGCGCTCGTTGGAGCTTCAGGAGAGGGGAAGCGGCGAAAAGAACAGGAACGCGCTTGCCGAAGCCCTGAAGACCTATCGGCGGGCCAAGATCGCGTGGCCCATGCCGGATATCGACACGGAGATCGAGGCCCTCGAGAAGGCCGTCAACGCCATCCGCCTGCAGCGTCAGGAGGCGGAGTGGCTGAGGGATACGGCATCCGCCTACGACCAGGAAGGACAGTTCCAGGAGGCTCTGGAATACTACAACCGAGCCATGAAGTTGGTTCCCTCCGAGGCCGTCGAGGAGCGCGTGGCCCGCATCACCCAACGCCTGGCCCTCGTCGCCGAGGCGGACAAGCTGGTCATTCAGGGAGACAAGCAGGAAAAAAGCGGCAGGATCGTAGAGGCCATCGCAAGCTACAGATCGAGTTTGGAGCTCAACCCGGACGAAGCTCTCGGCCAACACGTCAAGAGGCTGGAGGATATCCTCAACCAGCGCAAGAGACAAGCGGCGCTCCTCTTCCGGGAGGGAGTGGAGCAGTACAGGAAAAAAAACGAGGCCGAGGCGCTCCTGAGATTTCGTGAGAGCATGCTCATGTGGCCCTCCCCGGACGCGGAGAAGCGCATCGCCTACATCGAAAAGACGGTCGCACTGCCTCAAAACTCGGTCGTTCGCACCCCCGAGGATTTCGGAATCGGCACGAAGGCCGATGCTGCACGTCTTCTGCGCGCAGGGGACACCCTTTACGGAGAGAAACGCTACAGGGAGGCCCTGGCCCAATATCGCAAAAGTTTCGCCATCTCGCAGGATCAGGCCCTGGGCGGGTGGATACGCAAGATAGAGCGCTCCCTAAAGGAACACGAGGCCGTCCAGGCATCGAACAAGCTCATCAAGGAGGCCAACTCGCTCTACAAGCAGGGGCATGTCCCACAGGCCTGGGCCAAATACAAGGAGAGCCTGACCGTCCATCCCAATGCGGAGGTCGAAAAATTCATCAAGCAGATCGAGAAATCGCTTCCCGCCGCCAGCCGCGATCTCTCCTCCGCCGACCAGGGAAAGTAG
- a CDS encoding glycosyltransferase, producing the protein MPRLLIVTTVAATLRAFLLPYARHFRSLGWRVDALSRGAASCPDCLEAFDACHEAPFSRKPWALRGIRPMNDAIRNLVAREKYDIVHVHTPVASFVTRMALRGLPAEVRPRIVYTAHGFHFHRGGSPLKNRLYLELERRAARWTDHMIVINEEDRHAVLDRSIIAPERLTHLPGIGLDLKRWSPDSVSVAGIRELYEELALAPGDELFLMVAEFNPGKRHRDALDALAKTGRRDFHLAFAGRGPLEEAMRGRAQKLGIAPQVHFLGQRSDIPLLMLASRATILPSEREGLNRSAMESIALGIPVLGADARGIRDLVTDPSRGALYPVGNSAALAAAMLVAVAAPFGEKPLPDPRWSIEGLLKEHEILYDTLLGRPRTPHTPRPGG; encoded by the coding sequence ATGCCAAGACTTCTGATCGTCACCACCGTAGCCGCCACGCTCCGGGCCTTTCTGCTTCCCTATGCCCGGCATTTCAGGTCGCTGGGGTGGAGGGTGGACGCCCTGTCGCGGGGCGCCGCATCCTGTCCGGATTGTCTGGAGGCCTTCGACGCCTGCCACGAGGCCCCATTTTCACGAAAGCCCTGGGCGCTCAGGGGCATCCGCCCCATGAACGACGCGATCCGCAACCTCGTGGCTCGCGAGAAGTACGACATCGTACACGTTCACACGCCGGTCGCCTCCTTCGTGACGCGCATGGCACTGAGGGGGCTGCCCGCAGAAGTCCGGCCGAGGATCGTCTACACCGCACACGGTTTCCACTTCCACAGAGGCGGTTCCCCCCTGAAAAACCGCCTCTATCTGGAGTTGGAGCGCAGGGCCGCGCGCTGGACCGACCACATGATCGTCATCAACGAGGAGGACCGGCATGCCGTCCTCGACCGTTCCATCATCGCCCCGGAGAGGCTGACCCACTTGCCCGGAATCGGCCTGGACCTGAAGCGCTGGTCCCCGGACTCCGTTTCGGTGGCGGGGATACGCGAGCTCTACGAGGAGCTCGCCCTCGCGCCGGGGGACGAGCTCTTTTTGATGGTGGCGGAGTTCAACCCGGGCAAGAGGCATCGGGACGCCCTGGACGCCCTGGCCAAGACCGGAAGGCGGGACTTCCACCTGGCCTTCGCCGGAAGGGGGCCGCTTGAGGAGGCGATGAGGGGCCGCGCCCAAAAACTCGGTATCGCCCCGCAGGTCCATTTTCTGGGACAGCGGTCCGACATCCCCTTGCTGATGCTGGCCTCGAGGGCGACCATCCTTCCCTCCGAGCGGGAGGGACTGAACCGGAGCGCGATGGAGTCCATCGCCCTGGGCATCCCCGTCCTGGGCGCGGATGCTCGGGGAATCCGGGATCTCGTCACGGACCCCTCTCGCGGCGCTCTCTACCCTGTCGGCAACTCCGCCGCCCTGGCAGCGGCCATGCTCGTGGCGGTCGCCGCCCCCTTCGGGGAAAAGCCGCTGCCCGATCCCCGATGGAGCATCGAAGGGCTTCTCAAGGAGCACGAGATCCTCTACGACACGCTGTTGGGAAGGCCTCGCACCCCTCACACCCCACGACCCGGGGGGTGA
- a CDS encoding exopolyphosphatase produces MRLLTRSDFDGLMCAVLLKELNLFDEKKFVHPKDMQDGLIEVTSNDILVNIPYAPGCGMWFDHHTSEDARGLMHQHKYVGASWPAPSCARVIYEYYDGSRGRLARFDEMVVQADKCDSANFSKEEVLDPKGMVLLSFIMDPRTGFGRYRDFRISNYQLMDCLIDHLRDMTVEEIMELEDLQERIRLYDAHRESFSRLMTEHSRAEGSVVVTDLRDIDDVYVGNRHIIYALYPEQNVSVRVFDGKDKKNCVFSVGYSVLNRTATVDVGKLMLKYGGGGHRRVGTCQVPYSEADRVLGEMLEEINAQNWQMVSISGLESL; encoded by the coding sequence ATGCGGCTTCTGACCCGATCCGATTTCGACGGATTGATGTGTGCGGTGCTTCTCAAGGAACTGAACCTTTTCGACGAGAAAAAATTCGTCCATCCCAAGGATATGCAGGACGGTCTGATCGAGGTCACGAGCAACGACATCCTTGTGAACATCCCCTATGCTCCGGGGTGCGGCATGTGGTTCGATCATCATACCAGCGAGGATGCGCGCGGGTTGATGCATCAACACAAGTATGTCGGCGCGTCCTGGCCCGCCCCGAGCTGCGCGAGGGTCATCTACGAATACTACGATGGAAGCCGGGGGCGCCTCGCCCGTTTCGACGAGATGGTGGTGCAGGCCGACAAGTGCGATTCCGCCAATTTTTCAAAGGAAGAGGTTCTGGACCCAAAGGGCATGGTGCTTCTCTCCTTCATCATGGATCCCCGGACCGGTTTCGGGCGTTACCGTGATTTTCGGATCTCCAACTATCAGCTCATGGACTGTCTGATCGATCATCTTCGGGACATGACGGTGGAGGAGATCATGGAGCTCGAGGATCTTCAGGAACGGATTCGCCTCTATGACGCCCATCGGGAGTCCTTTTCCCGGCTGATGACTGAGCATTCCCGGGCCGAGGGCAGTGTCGTCGTGACGGACCTTCGCGACATCGACGATGTCTATGTGGGAAACCGTCACATCATCTACGCGCTCTACCCGGAGCAGAACGTCTCGGTTCGCGTCTTCGACGGCAAGGACAAGAAGAACTGCGTGTTTTCGGTGGGCTACAGCGTCCTGAACCGAACGGCCACCGTAGACGTGGGCAAATTGATGCTGAAGTACGGCGGTGGCGGCCATCGCCGGGTGGGGACCTGTCAGGTTCCCTACTCGGAGGCGGACCGGGTTTTGGGCGAGATGCTCGAGGAGATCAACGCCCAGAACTGGCAGATGGTGAGCATCTCCGGTCTGGAGTCGTTGTAG